TACAGATAATAGAACGATTAAGGTTAAAGATTTACAAACTGATGAAACATTTGAAGATAGTTATGATAAGCTTGTTATAACTACAGGATCATGGCCTATTATTCCTAATATTGAAGGAAGTGACTTAGATAATATATTACTTTCTAAGAACTTCTATCATTCAAACGAAATAATTGCAAGATCAAAAAATGCTAAAAATATAGTAGTTGTAGGAGCTGGATATATAGGAGTAGAACTAGTAGAGTCATTCCAAAAGAAAGGAAAGAATGTAACACTAATAGATACTAATGAGCGTATATTAGGTAGATATCTAGATGAAGAGTTTACAAATATAGCAGAAAAAGAGCTTTCTGATAATTCTATAAAGCTAGCATTAGGGGAAACAGTTACTAAATTTGAAGGAAGTAATGGAAAAGTTTCAAAAGTTATCACAACTAAAGGAGAATATGAAGCAGACTTAGTTATCATGTGTATTGGATTTAGACCGAACACTGATTTATTTAAAGGTCAACTTGATATGCTAGAAAATGGTGCCATAATAGTAGACGAATATATGCGTACAAGTAAGGAAAATGTATTTGCTGCAGGAGACAGTTGTACAGTTATATACAACCCAACGGGAAAGCATGATTATATACCTCTTGCAACAAATGCAGTACGTATGGGAACATTAGTTGGTAGAAACCTAGTCAATCCTACAACAAGATATTTAGGAACTCAAGGAACATCAGGAATTAAGATATATGACTATAATATAGCATCTACAGGACTTACTGAGTATAGTGCTAAAGAAGAAAATATACAAGTAGATACTGTAACTGTTGAAGAAAATAATAGACCTGAGTTTATGCCAACTTATGAAAATGTTAAGTTTAAGGTTGTATATGAGAAAGATTCTAGAAAGATTTTAGGAGCACAGATTTTATCTAAAGAAGATTTAACTCAATCAATAAATACTATGTCTGTATGTATACAAAAAGGAGTAACAATTGATGAACTTGCGTTTATTGATTTCTTCTTCCAACCACACTACAATAAGCCTTGGAACTTCTTAAATACAGCAGGATTAAATGCTAAGTAGATATAACAAATATAAGAAATGATTAATCTTAAGTTTATAACTTATTTTATGTAAAATTAGAAAAGCTCCTTGTAGTAACTTTAATTAAAGTTATTACAAGGAGCTTTGTTGCTAGGTTTTCACGCTATCTCATATATCTATAATATATTCTTTAACAAGGTTATAAAAACTACAATAAAAATTACTATAAAAGTTCTAACATTTGTAGAAATTTTTATTTTGTTATTTGAGCATTTTGTTATAATAAAGCTTACTAATAATATTAATATATATACCACTATTATTAGTGCTATTAGATTAAGAAATGCAATCATTTTGTATCATCCTATTATATTATAATAAATTTCAATACATTAACTCCATTATATAACAAAAATGTTTAAATAATTCATAAAAATTAATAATGTTCACACTTTATCATTTTTATGTCAAGAATACTCTCACCTCTTTAGATAGGTGATGAATTGACATTTGCCGATAGACAAGTATTGAAATATACTTTAGTAAGAGATATTATTATATATGATAAATATTCTTAAAGGT
This genomic window from Gottschalkia purinilytica contains:
- a CDS encoding FAD-dependent oxidoreductase, with translation MKVAVIGCTHAGTAAILNINKLYPDADITVYERNETISFLSCGIALYVGGVVKDPDSLFYCSPQELSKLGVKTKMRHDVLEVNTDNRTIKVKDLQTDETFEDSYDKLVITTGSWPIIPNIEGSDLDNILLSKNFYHSNEIIARSKNAKNIVVVGAGYIGVELVESFQKKGKNVTLIDTNERILGRYLDEEFTNIAEKELSDNSIKLALGETVTKFEGSNGKVSKVITTKGEYEADLVIMCIGFRPNTDLFKGQLDMLENGAIIVDEYMRTSKENVFAAGDSCTVIYNPTGKHDYIPLATNAVRMGTLVGRNLVNPTTRYLGTQGTSGIKIYDYNIASTGLTEYSAKEENIQVDTVTVEENNRPEFMPTYENVKFKVVYEKDSRKILGAQILSKEDLTQSINTMSVCIQKGVTIDELAFIDFFFQPHYNKPWNFLNTAGLNAK